CCCATCTCTTCAATGGGCAATTTTAAAGCTTTTTCAATGTTGCGTGTTAAAGAGCGTAAAGGAGTGATATAAAGTATTTGAAGTCCTTTTTTTTGCTCCTTCTGAATAGCTGCTAAAGGCCCTAAGTAGGCTGCATAGGTTTTTCCTGATCCCGTAGGAACACAGATCAATCCACTTTTGCCAGCAAGGCTCTCTTCCCAAGCCTTTTTTTGAAATTCCCAAGGTTGCCATTTCTTTTGTTTAAACCACTCGTAGATAGGCTTGAGAGAAACATTCATAAGTATTTAACTTTCAGAAGGTGGTGGAGGGCTTCTAGAGGGTCTGCCATTGTAGGGGTTTTATCGTGCCTCCAGCGTTTAATCCGCGGAAATCTTAATGCTAATCCTGCCTTATGTCTTTTAGAGAGCTGGATATTTTCAAAGGCGATTTCAAAAACGAGTTCAGGTTTTACCTTGCGCACCGGGCCAAATTTTTCGAGAGTATTTGCTCGTATCCATTTGTCGACAGCTAGGATTTCTTCTTGCGTTAATCCAGAATAGGCCTTAGCAATTGGAACAAGCTCATTTCCTTCATTCCACACCCCGAAAGTGTAGTCCGTGTATAATCCAGATCTATAGCCTGAACCAGGTTGCGCGTAAATTAAAACGGCATCAATTGTCATACTATCGATTTTAAATTTCCACCAACTGCCTCTTTTGCGGCCGACTCCGTATGGGGAATCTTTCTTCTTCAAAATGAGGCCTTCTGTTTTGGTTTCATTCGCTTTTTCCCGCAATGCTTTTACTTCCTCCCACTCTTGAAAGTGGAGCATAGGGGAGATGCGCCAAAAAGGCATTCCTAAAAAGAAGGACTCATGTTCTTTAAGTAATAGCCTTCTTTCTAAATAAGGCAGTGATCTCACATCGTTGCCTAGCCATTGCAAAATATCGTAAATCATAAAAAAGACGGGATATTGCTCAATTAAAGACGCTGTAATTTTCTTGCGTCCCAATCGTTTTTGAAGATCGGCAAAGGGTCGCGGCCTCTCATTTTCAAGAACTAAAATTTCCCCATCTAAGATAAAAGAGGCCTTAGCTACTTGTTCATTGAATAATTCAGGAAAGCTATGTGTGATAAGCTCATTGCCCCTAGACCATATTGCCGGATGGCCCTCTTGATTTAGCAATTGCGCCCTTATCCCATCCCATTTCCATTCTGCCACCCATTCATCAGGCGAACCTAATTTTTCTAAAGACTTATCTAAAGGAGATGCCAAATAAAAGGGATAGGGTCTTAAGTGGAGAGGATCGTCTTTAATTTCATTGGTGGTTAAATTTTGAAAAAAGGTTAAAGAGGGCTCCCAATTCCCTGTGAGACGGAGATTTAAAAGAGTTTCAGGAAGGTCAAACGCTTTACTCAATCCTTTAATAGTAAGCAAAAAAGAAACCCCGATCCTAAAGGTTCCAGAAAGAATCTTGTTGGTGACAAATTTTTCAAAACTCGTTTGGGTTCGCCAAGTCTCTAAGATACTTTTTTTTTGCTCTTCTTCTGGTAAGGCTCTGAGAGGGAGAATATGTTTTTCTAGCCATTCTGCCAATGATTCCTCTCTTCTATTTTTGCTATTCTCCTGAGGAAGTAGCAAAGAAATCGACTCTGCAGAATCCCCAACGCGGCTTATGCATTCGTTAAATAGCCAACTTGGAATGTTGATTTCTTCTTGGCACCACAGTTTAAGCTTGGATGAGCTGATAAAGCGTTTAAAACGTTTGCCAGATAAAAAAAATAAGGCCCAAGCGCCATCAGCGGGAGGGCAATTTTTAAAATAGGCAGAGAGCTTATGAATTTTTTCATTGGTAGAGGTTGTCGCATCCAAATCTTCGATAAGAGTGAAGAGTGAATGCATGGTCAATCCTCCGTCTCTTCTTGGTGAAAACCGCTTAAGGGTATGGCTTTAATGCCTTCATTTTCAACCAGGTATCGACTAAAAACTTCTTTGTCGCCATGTGTCACCCAAACGGTTGTGGCTTTCGTCTCTTTGACGGTTCGAATGAGGCTTTCCCAATCAGCATGATCAGATAGAGCAAACCCCTTGTCAAATCCTCTTCTTCGCCTCGCACCGCGTACTTTCATCCAACCAGAGGCAAAACCTGTTTTAGCATTTTTGAATCGACGCATCCAAAGGGAGCGAAACCCAGATAAAGGAGCTAAAATTAAATCTTGAGAGAAATC
This genomic stretch from Chlamydiales bacterium STE3 harbors:
- a CDS encoding putative DNA ligase (Product derived from UniProtKB/Swiss-Prot:Q1II25;Gene name derived from UniProtKB/Swiss-Prot:Q1II25;EC number derived from UniProtKB/Swiss-Prot:Q1II25), which codes for MTMHSLFTLIEDLDATTSTNEKIHKLSAYFKNCPPADGAWALFFLSGKRFKRFISSSKLKLWCQEEINIPSWLFNECISRVGDSAESISLLLPQENSKNRREESLAEWLEKHILPLRALPEEEQKKSILETWRTQTSFEKFVTNKILSGTFRIGVSFLLTIKGLSKAFDLPETLLNLRLTGNWEPSLTFFQNLTTNEIKDDPLHLRPYPFYLASPLDKSLEKLGSPDEWVAEWKWDGIRAQLLNQEGHPAIWSRGNELITHSFPELFNEQVAKASFILDGEILVLENERPRPFADLQKRLGRKKITASLIEQYPVFFMIYDILQWLGNDVRSLPYLERRLLLKEHESFFLGMPFWRISPMLHFQEWEEVKALREKANETKTEGLILKKKDSPYGVGRKRGSWWKFKIDSMTIDAVLIYAQPGSGYRSGLYTDYTFGVWNEGNELVPIAKAYSGLTQEEILAVDKWIRANTLEKFGPVRKVKPELVFEIAFENIQLSKRHKAGLALRFPRIKRWRHDKTPTMADPLEALHHLLKVKYL